From one Sulfurimonas sp. HSL-3221 genomic stretch:
- the leuS gene encoding leucine--tRNA ligase, giving the protein MQYNPSDIETKWQAFWDAERSFEPSDDLTKPKKYVLSMFPYPSGRIHMGHVRNYTIGDAFARYYRQQGLNVLHPIGWDSFGMPAENAAIKHGVHPKKWTYENIDYMRKELATLGLSFSKEREFATSDPLYTKFEQGFIIDLFEKGLLYRKKAFLNWCPHDLTVLANEQVVDGCCWRCDTPIVKKEMHQYYLRITDYADELIDDLEQLEKGWPKQVLSMQENWIGRSSGLEFTLHLEEHSKKRLRDTFEGFEVYTTRPDTIYGVSYTALAPEHELVTYMIDNGLLSTETAAEINAMKNSSSIDRQKEKHGVALGINVVHPLTGKPVPVWVANFVLMDYGSGAVMAVPAHDERDYDFATKYDLPITPVIAHPEAGVVEGKAMTEAGMLFNSGEFSEMMSDAAKEAIIAHFENEGIGKRVTNYRLKDWGISRQRYWGAPIPLIHCPTCGIVPEKKENLPVELPDDVEITGEGNPLEHHPTWKQCSCPKCGGAAERETDTMDTFIQSSWYFLRYTAGRATWEKEAFDKEELAYWMNVDHYIGGIEHAILHLLYSRFFTKALRDLGYVDVKEPFERLLTQGMVLKDGAKMSKSKGNTVDPDALIEKYGADTARLFILFAAPPTQELEWNDSAVEGAYRFLRRFYDRSEKAAVTDTLPEIDHAALSKEEKAARKKVYEALARANDVFGERYTFNTMIAGVMEAMNALNDQENEAVWTEAYWVLTSLMEPIVPHVCWEISDRLFGRKNLGAQIVKEEVFALDTITLGVSVNGKNRGQIDVAPDASKEAMIEAAKAIIPQWLEGKTVVKEIVVPNKLVNIVVK; this is encoded by the coding sequence ACACCATCGGTGACGCTTTCGCGCGCTACTACCGCCAGCAGGGCCTGAACGTCCTGCACCCCATCGGATGGGACAGTTTCGGGATGCCGGCGGAGAACGCGGCGATCAAGCACGGGGTACACCCGAAGAAGTGGACCTACGAGAACATCGACTACATGCGCAAAGAGCTCGCCACCCTGGGGCTCTCCTTCTCCAAAGAGCGCGAGTTTGCCACCTCCGACCCGCTCTACACGAAGTTCGAGCAGGGCTTCATCATCGACCTCTTCGAGAAGGGGCTGCTCTACCGCAAGAAGGCTTTCCTTAACTGGTGTCCGCACGACCTCACCGTCCTGGCCAACGAGCAGGTCGTCGACGGCTGCTGCTGGCGCTGCGACACCCCCATCGTCAAAAAAGAGATGCACCAGTACTACCTGCGCATCACGGACTACGCCGACGAGCTAATCGACGACCTCGAACAGCTGGAGAAGGGGTGGCCGAAGCAGGTACTCTCCATGCAGGAGAACTGGATCGGCCGCAGCAGCGGGCTCGAGTTTACGCTGCACCTCGAAGAGCACTCCAAGAAGCGCCTGCGTGACACGTTTGAGGGCTTCGAGGTCTACACGACGCGCCCCGATACGATCTACGGCGTCAGCTATACGGCCCTGGCGCCGGAGCACGAACTGGTCACCTACATGATCGACAACGGCCTGCTCTCCACGGAGACGGCCGCCGAGATCAACGCGATGAAGAACAGCAGCTCCATCGACCGCCAGAAAGAGAAGCACGGCGTCGCCCTCGGCATCAATGTCGTGCACCCGCTCACCGGCAAGCCGGTACCGGTCTGGGTCGCGAACTTCGTCCTGATGGATTACGGCTCCGGCGCGGTCATGGCCGTCCCGGCCCACGACGAGCGCGACTACGACTTCGCAACGAAGTACGATCTGCCGATCACCCCGGTCATCGCCCACCCCGAAGCGGGTGTCGTTGAAGGCAAGGCGATGACGGAAGCGGGTATGCTCTTCAACTCCGGCGAATTCAGCGAGATGATGAGCGACGCGGCGAAAGAGGCGATCATCGCCCACTTCGAAAACGAGGGCATCGGCAAGCGGGTGACAAACTACCGCCTCAAAGACTGGGGCATCAGCCGCCAGCGCTACTGGGGCGCCCCGATCCCGCTCATCCACTGCCCGACCTGCGGGATCGTCCCGGAGAAAAAAGAGAACCTGCCGGTCGAACTCCCCGACGACGTTGAGATCACCGGCGAGGGGAACCCGCTGGAGCACCACCCCACATGGAAGCAGTGCAGCTGTCCCAAGTGCGGCGGCGCGGCCGAGCGCGAAACCGATACGATGGACACCTTTATCCAGTCGTCGTGGTACTTCCTGCGCTACACGGCGGGACGCGCTACCTGGGAAAAAGAGGCCTTCGACAAGGAGGAGCTCGCCTACTGGATGAACGTCGACCACTACATCGGCGGGATCGAGCACGCCATCCTGCACCTGCTCTACAGCCGCTTCTTTACCAAGGCGCTGCGCGACCTCGGCTACGTCGACGTCAAGGAGCCCTTCGAGCGGCTGCTCACCCAGGGGATGGTCCTCAAAGACGGCGCGAAGATGAGCAAGTCCAAGGGCAACACCGTCGACCCGGACGCCCTCATCGAGAAGTACGGCGCCGACACGGCCCGCCTCTTCATCCTTTTCGCCGCGCCGCCGACCCAGGAGCTGGAGTGGAACGACAGCGCCGTCGAGGGGGCCTACCGCTTCCTGCGCCGTTTCTATGACCGCAGCGAAAAAGCGGCCGTGACGGACACCCTCCCCGAGATCGACCACGCCGCCCTCTCCAAAGAGGAGAAAGCGGCGCGCAAGAAGGTCTACGAAGCGCTGGCCCGCGCCAACGACGTCTTCGGCGAACGCTACACTTTCAACACGATGATCGCCGGGGTTATGGAGGCGATGAACGCCCTCAATGACCAGGAGAACGAAGCGGTCTGGACGGAAGCGTACTGGGTCCTCACCTCACTAATGGAGCCCATCGTCCCGCACGTCTGCTGGGAGATCAGCGACCGTCTCTTCGGCCGCAAGAACCTGGGAGCCCAGATCGTCAAAGAGGAGGTCTTCGCTCTCGATACGATCACCCTGGGCGTCTCCGTCAACGGTAAGAACCGCGGCCAGATCGACGTGGCGCCGGATGCGTCCAAAGAGGCGATGATCGAAGCCGCCAAGGCGATCATCCCGCAGTGGCTCGAGGGCAAGACGGTCGTCAAAGAGATCGTCGTGCCGAACAAGCTCGTCAACATCGTCGTCAAGTAA